The following are encoded together in the Roseobacter denitrificans OCh 114 genome:
- a CDS encoding inositol monophosphatase family protein, translating to MNNRSQAAVEIARIGGELALEYFRRLGSLVIEDKGPQDFVSEADKAVETHIRNLITAAFPDDGIVGEEDAPKPSTTGYTWVIDPIDGTTNFISGIPAWTVVLAVVCEDSTQIGVIFDPVHNEMFVANRGAGATLNGAPMACASDAPITRGTVGTGYSSRISAQASAEVVLAILEKGGVFHRNASGALSLAYVASGRLLGYIEEHMNAWDCLAGQLLIAEAGGQIEDQSANQMIAQGGRVIAGGSAVFDDLLKIADTAYK from the coding sequence GTGAACAATCGAAGTCAGGCAGCCGTTGAAATTGCGCGGATCGGGGGCGAACTGGCGCTGGAGTATTTTCGACGCCTCGGATCACTCGTGATCGAAGACAAGGGCCCGCAGGACTTTGTATCCGAGGCTGACAAAGCGGTTGAAACACATATTCGCAACCTGATCACCGCCGCTTTCCCGGATGATGGGATCGTTGGTGAGGAGGATGCGCCAAAGCCATCCACGACGGGGTACACTTGGGTCATTGACCCGATTGACGGGACCACAAATTTCATCTCCGGCATTCCGGCGTGGACGGTGGTGCTGGCTGTCGTGTGCGAGGACAGCACGCAGATCGGTGTGATCTTTGATCCGGTGCATAACGAGATGTTCGTGGCCAATCGCGGTGCGGGGGCCACTCTGAATGGTGCGCCCATGGCCTGTGCGAGCGATGCGCCGATTACCCGTGGGACCGTTGGCACCGGCTATTCAAGCCGGATTTCCGCGCAGGCCTCTGCCGAGGTCGTGCTGGCCATTCTGGAAAAGGGTGGCGTGTTTCATCGCAATGCATCGGGCGCGCTGTCGCTGGCCTATGTGGCGTCGGGACGGTTGCTTGGGTATATCGAAGAGCACATGAACGCCTGGGATTGTCTGGCCGGACAGCTGCTGATTGCCGAAGCCGGTGGGCAGATCGAGGATCAAAGCGCCAACCAGATGATTGCACAGGGTGGACGCGTGATCGCTGGCGGAAGTGCGGTTTTCGATGACCTGTTGAAGATCGCGGATACCGCCTACAAGTAG
- a CDS encoding TetR/AcrR family transcriptional regulator — MEESTNAGKRGSYHHGDLRSQLIEATRALVEEKGPDHFSVSEACRRAGVSTAAPYKHFADKSGMLRAVAMEGMVRQREQLLAELQKYEPGTLGRIVGMGRVYVNFAVAEPGVFRLMFGLSEDHGDHSDLVAMGDDTFLVVKKEVARCRGADEVTPEDEHQAFLLWSFVHGLSFLTIDGKLTEKRVTVDLEHVLEDIARRVVTTTIG; from the coding sequence ATGGAAGAGAGTACAAATGCCGGAAAACGGGGCAGTTATCATCACGGGGATCTCAGGTCTCAACTGATCGAAGCCACGCGCGCCCTGGTCGAGGAAAAAGGACCGGATCACTTTTCGGTATCCGAGGCCTGTCGCCGTGCCGGTGTGTCCACTGCGGCGCCCTATAAACATTTCGCGGATAAAAGCGGCATGCTGCGCGCCGTCGCCATGGAAGGGATGGTGCGCCAGCGCGAACAGCTTCTTGCCGAATTGCAGAAATACGAGCCCGGCACGTTGGGGCGCATCGTTGGTATGGGGCGGGTCTATGTCAATTTCGCGGTGGCGGAACCGGGCGTTTTTCGGCTGATGTTTGGTCTGTCCGAAGATCACGGGGATCACAGCGATCTCGTGGCGATGGGCGATGATACGTTTCTGGTCGTCAAAAAAGAAGTGGCGCGCTGCCGCGGCGCGGATGAGGTGACGCCTGAGGACGAACATCAGGCGTTCCTGTTGTGGAGTTTCGTACATGGTCTGTCGTTTTTGACCATAGACGGCAAGCTGACCGAAAAAAGAGTGACCGTCGATCTGGAACATGTGCTGGAGGACATTGCCCGGCGGGTCGTGACCACAACCATAGGGTGA
- a CDS encoding ABC transporter permease yields the protein MSGPDNYEAASADAANEIASFDTGKKGIVSRFHHALHTTPALVPLIVLLASIAIFGVLLGTRFFSPFALTLILQQVQIVGIVAAAQSLVILTAGIDLSVGAIAVISSVVMGQFSFRYGVPVEVAIVCGLAFGTMIGAVNGWLIAVMKLPPFIVTLGMWQIVLAANFLYSANETIRSQDIAEQAPMLQLMGAKFNVGGAVFTFGVVFMLVLVLVLAYVLKHTAWGRHVYAVGDDPEAAALSGVNVKKTLISVYALAGLICAFAGWALIGRIGSVSPTSGQLLNIESITAVVIGGISLFGGRGSILGTFFGALIVGVFTLGLRLLGADAQWTFLLIGALIIAAVAVDQWIRKVAA from the coding sequence ATGTCCGGACCCGACAATTACGAGGCCGCAAGCGCGGATGCCGCGAATGAAATTGCCTCGTTTGATACAGGCAAGAAGGGGATTGTCAGCCGCTTTCACCATGCGCTGCATACAACCCCTGCCCTTGTCCCGCTCATCGTCCTGCTTGCATCCATTGCCATCTTTGGCGTCTTGCTGGGCACGCGGTTCTTTTCGCCCTTCGCGCTGACGCTGATCCTGCAACAGGTGCAGATCGTCGGCATTGTGGCGGCAGCGCAAAGCCTTGTGATCCTGACCGCCGGCATTGACCTCAGCGTCGGGGCCATCGCCGTGATCTCATCGGTTGTGATGGGACAATTCAGTTTTCGCTACGGGGTGCCGGTTGAGGTTGCAATCGTCTGTGGTCTGGCGTTTGGCACAATGATCGGTGCCGTGAATGGCTGGCTGATCGCGGTGATGAAACTGCCCCCATTCATCGTGACGCTGGGCATGTGGCAAATCGTGCTGGCGGCGAATTTCCTGTATTCCGCGAATGAAACAATCCGAAGTCAGGACATCGCGGAACAGGCCCCGATGCTGCAATTGATGGGTGCGAAGTTCAATGTGGGCGGCGCGGTCTTTACCTTTGGTGTGGTCTTTATGCTGGTCCTTGTGCTGGTGCTGGCCTATGTGCTCAAACACACGGCTTGGGGGCGGCACGTCTATGCGGTGGGCGATGATCCCGAAGCTGCCGCCCTGTCCGGGGTGAATGTCAAGAAGACGCTGATTTCTGTCTATGCGCTGGCCGGTTTGATCTGCGCCTTTGCCGGATGGGCACTGATCGGGCGGATCGGCTCGGTCTCCCCCACGTCAGGACAGCTGTTGAACATCGAAAGCATCACCGCCGTGGTGATCGGGGGGATTTCGCTGTTTGGCGGGCGCGGGTCGATCCTTGGGACGTTCTTTGGCGCGCTGATCGTCGGGGTTTTCACGCTCGGCCTGCGTCTGCTCGGTGCGGATGCGCAATGGACATTCCTGCTGATCGGGGCGCTGATCATCGCCGCGGTGGCGGTTGACCAATGGATCAGGAAGGTGGCGGCATAA
- a CDS encoding ATP-binding cassette domain-containing protein, translated as MEPILKGRGLVKRYGKVTALDHCDFDLMPGEILAVIGDNGAGKSTLIKAMSGAVTPDEGIVELEGQQVRFTSPIDARHAGIETVYQTLAMSPALSIADNMFMGRELRKPGFRGKVLRQLDRKKMEEIAREKLSELGLMTIQNINQAVETLSGGQRQGVAVARAAAFGSKVIILDEPTAALGVKESRRVLELIQDVKSRGIPIILISHNMPHVFEVADRIHVHRLGKRLCVVDPKDHSMSDAVAYMTGATVPDGAHAA; from the coding sequence ATGGAACCGATTTTGAAGGGCCGCGGGCTGGTCAAACGCTACGGCAAGGTTACAGCGCTTGATCATTGTGACTTTGACCTGATGCCGGGCGAAATACTGGCCGTGATCGGGGACAATGGGGCGGGCAAAAGCACGCTGATCAAAGCCATGTCCGGCGCTGTGACACCGGACGAAGGCATCGTTGAACTGGAAGGCCAACAGGTGCGCTTCACCTCCCCCATTGATGCGCGTCATGCCGGTATTGAAACGGTATATCAGACACTTGCCATGTCACCGGCCCTGTCGATTGCCGACAATATGTTCATGGGGCGCGAGCTGCGCAAACCGGGGTTTCGCGGCAAGGTGCTGCGCCAGCTTGACCGCAAAAAGATGGAAGAGATCGCGCGCGAAAAGCTGTCCGAACTTGGGTTGATGACGATCCAGAACATCAATCAGGCGGTCGAGACGCTTTCGGGCGGGCAACGTCAGGGGGTGGCGGTCGCACGCGCTGCGGCGTTCGGGTCCAAGGTCATTATTCTGGACGAGCCGACCGCCGCACTTGGCGTCAAGGAAAGCCGCCGCGTGCTGGAACTTATTCAGGACGTCAAAAGCCGAGGCATCCCGATCATCCTGATCAGCCACAACATGCCGCATGTTTTCGAGGTCGCAGATCGCATTCACGTGCACCGTCTGGGCAAACGCCTCTGTGTTGTCGACCCCAAGGATCACTCCATGTCCGACGCCGTGGCCTATATGACCGGGGCCACCGTGCCGGATGGGGCGCATGCAGCTTGA
- a CDS encoding ROK family transcriptional regulator: MTQSPVIRASNRGANQKGLRAYNERLILSVLHRNGQLPGSEIARQTKLSAQTVSVILRKLESDGLVTKGRPSKGRVGKPSIPMALNPKGAISVGCKLGRRGSDVLLTDLNGLILFRKHIQYDLALPHEVFAFLRAAFSEAVEQIGPELANKLCGIGIAAPFEIWKWGASDGNTPEEFLSWKDVSFEHEVAGFTDLPLYMVNDATSACWAEQIYGRGKALDNFVYFFVSTFIGGGVVLGNSVYEGKLGNAGAFGPLRVGDKAGRTRQLLDIASLHVLETRLAQSGHDPKQLWSQPQDWDKFSAQVTPWIDETAHAIAQACISACSVIDFEAVLIDGYIPDWVRSALVEAVAAYVAKEDSRGLILPNILAGQVGAEARGIGAACVPVFSQYFLVSKPMASDGHF; encoded by the coding sequence ATGACCCAGTCACCTGTCATCAGGGCGTCGAATCGCGGGGCCAATCAGAAGGGGTTGCGCGCCTACAACGAGCGTTTGATTCTGTCGGTTCTGCACCGGAATGGGCAACTGCCGGGCAGTGAGATCGCCCGACAGACCAAGCTTTCGGCCCAAACCGTTTCGGTCATTTTGCGTAAACTGGAAAGCGACGGTCTCGTGACCAAGGGGCGGCCCTCCAAGGGGCGGGTGGGCAAGCCATCCATACCGATGGCCTTGAATCCCAAAGGGGCCATTTCGGTTGGGTGCAAACTGGGCCGCCGCGGTAGTGACGTGTTGCTGACCGACCTCAACGGGCTGATTTTGTTCAGAAAACATATCCAGTACGATCTTGCCTTGCCGCATGAGGTCTTCGCCTTTTTGCGCGCGGCTTTTTCCGAAGCAGTGGAACAGATTGGCCCGGAGCTTGCCAACAAGCTATGCGGCATCGGGATCGCCGCGCCCTTTGAAATCTGGAAATGGGGCGCATCGGACGGCAATACGCCTGAGGAATTTCTGTCGTGGAAAGATGTCTCTTTTGAACACGAGGTCGCAGGCTTCACCGATTTGCCGCTTTACATGGTGAATGATGCAACCAGCGCCTGCTGGGCCGAACAAATCTACGGACGTGGCAAGGCGTTGGACAATTTTGTCTACTTCTTTGTGTCCACGTTTATCGGCGGGGGCGTTGTTCTGGGCAATTCGGTTTATGAAGGCAAGCTGGGCAATGCGGGCGCGTTTGGGCCGCTTCGTGTCGGTGACAAGGCGGGGCGCACGCGGCAACTGCTGGATATTGCATCGCTGCATGTGCTCGAAACGCGGCTGGCACAATCGGGCCATGACCCCAAACAGCTTTGGTCGCAGCCTCAGGACTGGGACAAATTTTCAGCGCAGGTCACACCCTGGATAGATGAAACCGCCCATGCCATTGCGCAAGCCTGCATTTCCGCCTGTTCGGTCATTGATTTTGAAGCCGTCCTGATCGACGGATACATCCCGGACTGGGTGCGCAGCGCTTTGGTGGAGGCTGTCGCGGCTTACGTGGCCAAGGAAGACAGTCGCGGCCTCATTCTTCCGAATATTCTCGCCGGGCAGGTCGGCGCCGAGGCGC
- a CDS encoding efflux RND transporter periplasmic adaptor subunit: MTGPTKQTWTRKVLGTTARMILTVSFIGIAGFAVVMGVGLLSDRARAVPEPEAARPLPVHVQTIEMKQGYTTPRHFTGQIEARANVSLSFELGGRIVSLSVDEGDSVVAGQEIARLDTDLLDAEATRLSASRGAVAAQLSSAEARLTRAIELQRQGFTSQARLDDALAARDELTNRIAEIDAALKSVQINLEKSVIYAPFDGQVGMQNVDAAETIQAGQPIVRIMETSAPELRVGLPLDIAADDLRSVEISLGGTLHPAKLSRIRPDIDPITRTRTALFSLEKPGNLLFGQSASLVLRSDIKAQGAWVPVDALQSGEGSVWTLMLVVEDRLQPAAVEILHIEDQRAYVRGTFEQGSVFVTTGAHRVVPGQSVSVLTQEG, from the coding sequence ATGACCGGACCAACAAAGCAGACTTGGACAAGAAAGGTGTTGGGCACAACGGCGCGCATGATCCTGACCGTTAGTTTCATTGGGATCGCGGGTTTTGCTGTGGTCATGGGCGTAGGCCTTTTGAGCGACCGCGCGCGCGCTGTGCCGGAACCCGAAGCTGCCCGCCCCCTGCCCGTTCATGTGCAGACGATCGAGATGAAGCAGGGCTATACCACCCCGCGCCACTTTACCGGTCAGATCGAGGCGCGCGCAAATGTGTCCCTGTCCTTTGAATTGGGGGGGCGCATTGTCAGCCTGTCGGTCGATGAGGGCGACAGCGTCGTGGCAGGGCAGGAAATTGCCCGCCTTGATACCGATCTGCTGGATGCAGAGGCAACCCGGCTCAGCGCGTCGCGGGGCGCGGTTGCCGCACAACTCAGCTCCGCAGAGGCGCGTTTGACCCGCGCGATTGAGCTGCAACGACAAGGATTTACCAGTCAGGCGCGGCTTGATGATGCACTGGCTGCGCGCGATGAATTGACCAACCGCATCGCCGAAATCGACGCCGCACTGAAATCGGTACAGATCAATCTTGAGAAATCGGTGATCTATGCGCCTTTTGACGGGCAGGTCGGGATGCAGAACGTGGATGCTGCAGAAACCATTCAGGCCGGGCAACCCATCGTGCGGATCATGGAAACCTCCGCGCCGGAACTGCGGGTCGGCTTGCCGCTCGATATCGCTGCGGATGACCTCAGGTCGGTGGAGATCTCCCTTGGTGGCACGCTCCACCCTGCAAAACTGTCGCGCATCCGGCCTGATATCGACCCGATCACCCGAACCCGCACCGCCCTGTTTTCGCTGGAGAAACCGGGAAACCTGCTGTTCGGGCAAAGCGCATCCCTCGTCCTGCGCTCGGACATCAAGGCGCAGGGTGCCTGGGTGCCAGTTGATGCGCTGCAATCCGGTGAAGGCAGCGTCTGGACGCTGATGCTGGTGGTCGAGGACAGGCTGCAACCCGCAGCCGTGGAAATCCTTCATATCGAAGACCAGCGCGCCTATGTGCGCGGCACCTTTGAGCAGGGCAGCGTTTTCGTCACCACAGGCGCGCACCGCGTGGTGCCCGGTCAGAGCGTCAGCGTTCTGACGCAGGAGGGCTGA
- a CDS encoding AAA family ATPase produces MQLDWDLEALAARITALPFRNKRRLIALAGPPASGKSTLAEALAERVPNSCALPMDGFHLDNRILRERGLSARKGAPETFDVAGLAHLLRRLLREDSVVYPLFDRHLDCAVAGAGIAEASATTVIVEGNYLLLDAPEWRDLRPLWDFAVYVSVSSDVLRARLLKRWHDHGFADADAQAKVAQNDMPNAQTICNALLTPDCTLHQKSTP; encoded by the coding sequence ATGCAGCTTGACTGGGATCTAGAGGCGCTGGCCGCACGGATCACGGCGCTGCCCTTTCGCAACAAAAGGCGGCTGATTGCCTTGGCTGGCCCGCCCGCAAGTGGGAAATCAACGCTCGCCGAGGCCTTGGCCGAACGCGTCCCCAACAGCTGCGCGCTGCCGATGGACGGGTTTCACCTTGACAACCGCATCCTGCGCGAACGCGGGTTGAGTGCGCGCAAGGGTGCGCCCGAGACCTTCGACGTGGCCGGATTGGCGCATCTGCTGCGCCGCCTGCTGCGGGAGGACAGCGTGGTTTACCCGCTCTTTGACCGCCATCTGGATTGCGCCGTGGCTGGCGCAGGCATCGCCGAGGCGAGTGCGACGACCGTTATTGTCGAGGGCAACTATCTGCTGCTCGACGCCCCGGAGTGGCGCGATCTGCGCCCTCTTTGGGATTTCGCGGTTTATGTGTCCGTCTCCTCCGACGTACTGCGCGCTCGCCTGTTGAAACGCTGGCACGATCACGGGTTCGCGGATGCAGATGCGCAGGCAAAGGTTGCGCAAAACGACATGCCCAACGCGCAAACCATATGTAACGCATTGCTGACCCCTGATTGCACCCTGCACCAAAAATCAACGCCCTAA
- a CDS encoding sugar ABC transporter substrate-binding protein yields MKRLIAGTALALIASASTAVADDSVSACLITKTDTNPFFVKMREGAAAKAEELGITLNSYAGKVDGDHETQVAAIETCIANGADGILLTASDTSSIVPAVQQARDAGLLVIALDTPLEPIDSADMTFATDNFLAGELIGKWAAATLGDDAANAKIAMLDLAVSQPSVGVLRDQGFMTGFGIDVKDPNRWGDEDDPRIVGHDVTAGNEEGGRRAMENLLAKDPMINVVYTINEPAAAGAYEALKSIGRENDVLIVSVDGGCPGVQNVADGVIGATSQQYPLLMASKGIEAIANWAKDGSKPEATEGKGFFDTGVALVTDQPVDGVDSIDTKEGMDLCWG; encoded by the coding sequence ATGAAAAGACTTATCGCTGGCACCGCATTGGCGCTGATTGCATCCGCAAGCACCGCCGTGGCGGACGATTCCGTTTCCGCGTGCCTGATTACAAAAACAGACACGAACCCCTTCTTTGTCAAAATGCGCGAAGGCGCTGCCGCCAAGGCCGAAGAACTGGGGATTACGCTGAACTCCTATGCAGGCAAGGTCGACGGCGACCATGAAACGCAGGTCGCTGCAATCGAAACCTGCATCGCGAATGGCGCGGATGGCATTCTGCTGACAGCTTCAGACACGTCCTCGATTGTGCCTGCGGTGCAGCAGGCCCGCGACGCCGGACTGCTGGTGATCGCGCTGGATACGCCGCTTGAACCCATTGACTCAGCCGATATGACCTTTGCGACGGATAACTTTCTGGCTGGTGAATTGATTGGCAAATGGGCGGCCGCAACCTTGGGGGATGATGCAGCGAATGCGAAAATCGCCATGCTGGATCTGGCCGTGAGCCAACCCTCCGTCGGGGTTCTGCGCGATCAGGGCTTCATGACCGGCTTCGGGATCGACGTCAAAGACCCCAACCGTTGGGGTGACGAGGACGACCCGCGTATTGTTGGCCATGACGTGACCGCCGGAAACGAGGAAGGCGGGCGTCGCGCCATGGAAAACCTGCTGGCCAAGGACCCGATGATCAACGTGGTCTATACGATCAACGAACCGGCGGCAGCGGGTGCCTATGAAGCGTTGAAATCCATTGGCCGTGAAAACGACGTCTTGATCGTTTCGGTCGATGGCGGCTGCCCCGGCGTGCAGAATGTGGCGGACGGCGTGATCGGCGCGACCTCCCAGCAATATCCGCTGCTGATGGCCTCCAAGGGTATCGAGGCGATTGCGAATTGGGCCAAAGACGGCAGCAAGCCCGAAGCCACTGAAGGCAAAGGGTTCTTTGACACAGGCGTTGCCTTGGTGACGGACCAGCCCGTGGACGGTGTGGACAGCATCGACACCAAAGAGGGCATGGATCTGTGCTGGGGTTGA